One genomic window of Arachis stenosperma cultivar V10309 chromosome 10, arast.V10309.gnm1.PFL2, whole genome shotgun sequence includes the following:
- the LOC130957313 gene encoding uncharacterized protein LOC130957313 yields the protein MLKLDAPRVPYPPQLRKKGDDNQFLRFLEIFKKLQINIPFAEAIEQMPLYAKFLKELMTKKRSWKNNETVILTKECSAIIQHKLSQKLKDPGSFQIPCIIGEITVEKALCDLGASINLMSVAMMRKMKIEEAKPTKMALQLADRSFKFPHGVVEDLLVKVGDFIFPTDFVVLDMQEEAKASIILGRPFLATAGAVIDVQKGDLTLRLHNEKMTINVFKAMSYPPEQLGECMRLDSLEEEVQESFEEEEPEELTEEESTSNKDVATTEIRIQGAQKEENEKIEAPKLELKALPPTLKYAYLGKNESYPVIINSSLSQDQEDEYSKYCESIRMPLDGPSQT from the coding sequence atgcTGAAGCTAGACGCCCCAAGAGTCCCATACCCTCCGCAGTTGAGGAAGAAGGGGGATGACAACCAATTCTTGAGATTTttggaaatcttcaagaaactacaAATCAACATACCCTTTGCTGAAGCAATAGAACAAATGCCACTCTACGCCAAGTTTTTAAAGGAGCTAATGACTaagaagagaagctggaagAACAACGAGACTGTGATTTTAACCAAAGAATGTAGTGCTATCATTCAGCATAAATTGTCCCAGAAATtgaaagatcctgggagcttccAGATCCCTTGTATTATAGGGGAAATCACAGTagagaaggctctatgtgacttaGGAGCTAGCATCAACTTGATGTCAGTAGCTATGATGAGGAAGATGAAGATCGAGGAggctaaaccaacaaaaatggCCTTACAACTGGCAGACCGATCGTTCAAGTTCCCTCATGGCGTAGTAGAAGATttgctggtgaaagtgggagaTTTCATATTCCCGACAGATTTTGTAGTGCTGGACATGCAGGAGGAAGCCAAGGCCTCCATCATcctgggaaggccattcttagccactgCTGGAGctgtcattgatgtccaaaaaggtgATCTCACCCTGAGATTACACAATGAAAAGATGACAATCAATGTGTTCAAGGCCATGAGTTACCCACCAGAACAATTAGGGGAATGTATGAGGTTGGACTCACTTGAAGAGGAAGTGCAGGAGAGTTTTGAAGAGGAAGAACCTGAAGAGTTAACAGAGGAAGAGTCAACATCTAATAAAGATGTTGCAACAACAGAGATTCGCATACAAGGTGCACAAAAGGAAGAGAATGAAAAGATAGAGGCACCCAAACTTGAACTCAAAGCACTGCCACCCACTCTCAAATATGCATACTTGGGAAAGAATGAAAGTTACCCAGTAATCATAAACTCATCTCTCAGCCAAGATCAAGAGGATGAATACTCCAAGTATTGCGAAAGCATAAGgatgccattggatggaccCTCGCAGACCTGA